Within the Musa acuminata AAA Group cultivar baxijiao chromosome BXJ2-9, Cavendish_Baxijiao_AAA, whole genome shotgun sequence genome, the region CGGAGCCGCTCGTAAAATGGGTCTCTGGCTGAGGCATGTTCATGCTCGATTCTACCTCCCAAAAAAAATCTGAAGTGGCTCGATTAatttatatcataaaatcatcagCAAGATCGCCAAACTTGAAGCGTCTGTATGCCTACTTTGTTGTTTCTTGATGCGATGATGGTTCCGTTCCTGTCGGGGACGGATCATCTGGCTGCTACGCGTAAGCTTCGAACCTCGACGAGGATGCTTACGGATAAACGTACGAGATGAAGGAATGACAGCCCCGCTGCCTTGCGATCTGTTTCCAGGCGAGGCCTGTATAGTTTAAGCTGAAGCCTAGAAGCAACAAGTGGGTATAGATTTTGGTGCATCCGCCCACCCACCACCCACACCGGGAGCTAATTAACGCGGTCTGGATAGGATCATATCTCCAGCTATTTGGATACTCCCACAAGCAAAGAAGGGACCCGATCCTCAAATGATTGTTGTCGAAATCTAGCGCGTATACTGCAatcatcataaaattaattatcttCAACACTTGGCTACGCTACGCTACATTCCACCGCCCAAAACTCTCTGCATTGCTTGTGGGGTTTTCGTGTTTGGACCGATGCCTCCTCTGTCTGTAGCTTAATTTTCTACCTTGGCAGTAACACAGGAGCCAAAAAAGAATAGTATTATTACCATCCTTCTTTGGATTGGATGggaaggagggagggagggaggaggaaagAACGGATGCTGCCCCCACACGCTTCGGTCTGCAAAAACCCCAAATACCAGCCGCTTCATGGCTTTCACCATCAGCGAGAGAGACGCGCAATCAGTGTCCCAAGCAAAAGGTCTCATAGCTTACCGTCGAAGAATCTCCTATCGCCGTTAACCCAATTCTGTTCCGCATGGGAGGAGGATGAATCCTGCCTTCTTCTTTGTGATCACAGCCGACGGTAACATATGTTTTTGTCTTCACGTACCTGTCAATCTCCGGTATAACGAGCCCCACCACGATTCGGCCAAGTTCAATGCACCATTTCCATGGTGAAGTAATGGTATCGATGTCAGGCGCTTTCTTGTCGACGAGATGACTTCGGACGGGCGTCCTTCGCAACTAAGCAATGAAGCCTCGGAACTCTCCCATTCTCACACTGTTAAAATTCCACTAGCTTTGCGGCCCGCCGTCCACTTCGAGAATTACATCAGTGCTTTCCAACGTGGGCTATCATCACCGTAATAATTAGATTCCCGCCCATCATACTTGTGAAGGATCCCATCTCATCTGAATTATCAGATCACAGAAGCCGAACGAAAGCTCATCTGCCATGTACATTGCTAGCATAAAACCGTTCGGCTAATCCATCAGATTACAAGTGTGATCTCTGTCTGCTTCAGAATCAACTGTTTCGTGATGCATTTATCTTTGGGTCGCAATTCCAATCTTCTTGCTCTGTTGGTACCGTCACAGGCCACAGGGACTTCAATTTCTCATGGCACATGTCGATAGTACACGATGAAGCAACTTTTATATGTGGAAGAAGCAACTCCCACATGGTTGCGTCAGTTCCTGAGAACAAGCAACCATGAAACAAAGGAACATCCACATCTTTTACTTACCCATAAACAACCCTCCAGATAAGGAGCTTGTTCGTTCCACGAAATACCTACATAAATCCAACCCGCAACCAAATCAAGTTGAGTCGAACACCATTGATGTCTATCTACCACATCATTTCACatgatgtatacatgtatatatatatatatatatatatatatatatatatatatatatatatatataaattctgtTCTATGATCTGTCGATGATTAGCGTTGCAGCAAATTTATCCATTGCCACAATATGATCATGCACGAAACGGAATATGACTTTGCTTCATGGTTTTTAGTATGGGTTATATCATGgccacaaataataataattattattattattgggggcaGTTGAGATAGAAAGAATGTGTGTTATTTCAAAACCACACGGTTTTTATCTCCCTCCAAAAATTTCTCAACCCGGCAAAAGAAGATGGCAATTTTCTCCTTCCGTCCGCCCTCGCTCTCGCCCTCTCCTCTCCCCCAACCCAAGCGTTGTCCTTTCCTCATACCCCCAATCGCTCCTCTTTCCGTTGCCTCAGAGCCTCGCCACCGCCGGATCCTGCGGCCGGGGGCAGCCGCGCCGGAGATCGGAGCCCTAGAGGAGGACCACAGGAGCACCGTGCCCTTGCCCAAGGAGGAATCGGTCGGTAAATCCAGATTCTAGCCTCGATCTCCTCTGCCTTCTCTGTGGTCCTTGAGTTTGTTGATCTTTGTCTCCTCTTCGTGGCGGTGATTTTATGTGCTCATAGGGCGTGGTGGCCAGCGTGAAGGTTCTGAAGGCGGCGGCGAAGACCAGGAAGGTCTCGGCTCCTGAAGTCCTCGCTGCCCTGGCAGTGATCAAGAAGGAGAAGGCTAACCCGTCCTCGTTTCTTGAAACCCTCGGAGGGACAGAGTCGCCGGGGAGGACTTGGATGCTTATCTTCACCGCCCAGGTGAACTCGAGTGCCTGTTACCGCTCTTTTGGCCGCTTAGCCTTCCTTCTCACTGGCATTTGATACGAGGGCTGTTGCCTTTAGGGTCGGCTGGAGAAGGGTCGATATTTCCCCGTCACTGCAGTTCAGCGATTTGACGCAGCGGTGAGAAACTTATGGATACGACACATTTTGATTGCTTTTTATTATAAACATGCAGCTATTTGCC harbors:
- the LOC135622254 gene encoding uncharacterized protein LOC135622254 → MAIFSFRPPSLSPSPLPQPKRCPFLIPPIAPLSVASEPRHRRILRPGAAAPEIGALEEDHRSTVPLPKEESGVVASVKVLKAAAKTRKVSAPEVLAALAVIKKEKANPSSFLETLGGTESPGRTWMLIFTAQGRLEKGRYFPVTAVQRFDAAAKRIENGVYLGPIGCLTFEGKFSWKNRMLAFIFENIRIKVGLLGPLQINLGQAEKEPTTKDPFFIWLYIDEEIAVAQGRGGGIAYWCRCHRVT